The Glycine soja cultivar W05 chromosome 9, ASM419377v2, whole genome shotgun sequence sequence GCCTCCTGATTGCACTAACTCCATGCTTGCTGAGATAATGGGTTGCCAAATCACTCAGACCCTTCTCTGTGATTACCAAGTCCGGTTTAAACTTCAATATCTGCATGCATAGCTCCTCAATATATTCTTCTTCCATCTTCAATAAGAGACTCCAGTCTTCTTCTTTGAGCAGTTCGGCATTTGTTTGGTTTTCACCCTTTTTATACTCAAGGggagaatcaagaagaatgatGCGTGGGTTAACAATCCTTCTCCTCATTTTGCCAGGGGCAACCACATCTTTGTTTATCATGACTCCCTTGAGAACTCTCGAATCCTCCAGCTGCCCACCTGGGACCTTCTcaactttaatataatttttaatatctaCATCTCTCAAACCTTGGCCAATCTCAACACCTACTGTTGTAGTAGCATCAATAGCTAAGTCCTGGAAGTAACCAAGGAAGAATATATGATACATAAATCAACAGATCCAGAAATTCTATGTAATTTCAGAAGGCTATAATTATTATCAACACTCAATTAGCATCAGGttttaattcaaacaacaaaACCGAAGAGCAAGAACTACATGAAATgagatttttatgaaattatttgcTAATTTTTCACGTAGGTAAGCAGTTTATAGATGAAGAAAATAGTTTGATGAATTCATAGGCAAATCACCTAATTCCAGAGGTCCATCTAATTAAATGAAGACATTTGTCTAGAATCTAGATACCAAAATCAAATAGATAATGGACAAGTAAATAGTATATTTGTATATATCATAATAACAAGTAATGCTTTTGTAGAAAAACAATGTACAGATGACAGCTAACGTCTAACAACACTAGCAGTGAGCCAGCCTTCCCATCAGCAACGCTACAAAGACTATGCTTCCTTTTATAGGGTTTGAAACAAACTTTATTGGATTCCACAGAGTACACAAACACACAAATCAAGTAGATAAATTTCGCTACCAGGTCAAGCTACATATGCCAGAACAAACAGCTCaacaattatataaaagaaCAGAATAATATCAATTAGGAAACCTAGCAGAAGAGAAAGAGGGATACTCACAGCAATTAAATCCCCAAATTGACCTGTGAATTTGGTACCTATGCAGCTTTTTACTAGCCCCAGCATTATACCTCCTGCAGTTTAATTCACCATAGCATTGAGATTATATCTCAAGAAGTAATTAAATGGAGTGAGCAATCATGTATTGTTTCTGCATATTACTCAGTTACTACAAATTCTAGGAGATTTTGCACTAAATTCCAATAAGACACTACAGGTCATCTTTTAAGAAAATCACATCCCTATTACCAAACCATATAGATTTTAGAAAACCTACCTAGGCTCTTCATCTTCAAACAATTGGAGTATAGAATTGAAAAAATTCCGTACACCATAAAGGCAGAAACTTGTTTTTTGGTAGAAAAACTTAGGGGGCAGAGATGGTGCCCTAGAGAAACCCTCCATGCTCAGAGCAAACTTACACACTTACATAGAATTTATGTGACATCATCGTAAGGAATGGGTGGAGACTCAAATTTGCAACTTGTCAAAATCAAATGCAAGACTCAGTCTTGCTTCAAAAtgagtgtaaattttttttcctaatattgGGAGGAAGaaatttttaacacaaaaaGGTACTAAACCAGCAATAAAACTTACGATCCTGAGCATCAATAGGCATTGCAATTTTGTCAAGGACAGCAATAGCATCCTCCAAAGCTTTGTTATATGCTGCAGATTACAAAATTGTAGCATTCATtaatataaacaattttatacCTTGTAGGAGAGAAACACTGATTAACAGTAACACTATTAAGTTACCTCGGCAAATAACTGTAGGGTGAATTTTGTCAATGAATGCATCGGCGACATGAAGCATCTCACCAGCTGCACCCAAAAATACAAGATATTGAAAATTGTAAAAAGAGAATAGGCTGCCCAACAAATCAACTAAGATCTGATCCTCCATTcagtatataatataataaaaacatctaGAATTTTGCTATTAAATCATGCAGAAACATACCAAGAATGATGACAGATGTCGTTCCATCTCCGACTTCTTCATCTTGGGTGCGACTTAACTCAATCATAGACTGTATACATTCCAATAAGAGGACAGTGTTGGTAAGTTTCACAATAAAGAGAAACTAAGCCTTAGATTCACAGAAGTGATGTTTTCACAAGACATAGTCTGGAGTGCAGTGCAGTATATAGCAGTATGTATAACGTATGTGTGACAGCAATATCAATAAAGTGAAGCAAAAGATACAAATACCTTTGCAGCAGGATGAGCAAGGTCTAATTCACGTAAGATAGCATTCCCATCATTGGTAACCACAATTCCTGTTAATTTGCAAGGAAGAAGAATGAGGATCaaataaaagcataaaataCAAGTGCTCTAGTCTACTGATCCTCAATGGTAAACAGTAAACACTAAAAAATATTCAGTTCTGAATTCAGAACCTAAACAATAATGCCATCCCCACATCATGCATaagaaacaataaataattataaagacAATTTTACTAAATGTGACAACAATTGTTTGCAAACTATGTACACCCCTCTAACAAACCAAAGATAAAAGTCAAGAAATATACGAAATTCAGCAAGATACTATTGAAAAACGTGAGTCCTCAATTAAGTTGtagtttatgtaaaaaaaatgaaatcactAACCTCCTTGAGCATCAAGAAGCATTTTTAGCATGGACCTAGGTCCCAATGTTGTTCGGACTACATCAGCAACAGCCTGGCATCATCAACAATATTAGATTAGAAACAAGTGAACATTAATAGCAACTAGTAAGGtcctgtttggataaatttctctATTAACTGGTAAAATCAATTGGACTTCTCCCATAAGCCTGTTTGGATACAAAGATAGAAGTCCTTTTAAGAGCTTCTCTACTGGAAAAAGCTCTACATTTCAAGCAGAGAAGCTCTCATAAGCACTTCTGACATGTATCCAAACAGGCCCGTTATGCGCTTCAGCTTCTGGAAAAGTTAGACGAcagaaattttataaaagttaagtacataaattgattttagtttatgaaAGAAGTTCAGttcattttatcttcttattttcttctcctgtaaatgcttatgaaaaatttatccaaacagaGTCTTAGTTGGAAATCAGCAATACCTTTGCCGCCTGAATAATAGCATAGCGGACCTTAGATCCAGACTCTCGTTTCAAAGAGTCCTCTACAAAATCAAATCGAACAAACACAAACcatttaaaatcaataaaaagcaaaaaaataattattcaaaaatgAAGAAGATAAAGAGAAACTCGAAGcataagagaagagaaagaacttACTGAGAACTAGAACTGGAGCGTGCATGATTTCCTGGATTCAAAATATTCCGAGAATTTTCGCACGCAAGAGCTAAATTCACTAGCAAAGCAAGTTAGTTTCAAACTCAAGCACCGCTACAacacagtttttttttctccgAACAAAACGAAGCAGATTAAAGCGTTTTCCGAACATAGAAAACGCTAAAAATGAACAAACTAAGGACGAATCCAAAAGTAAAACCCTCAATCACACTGCGAGGGTGGCGATGCAGTAAGTGACGCCTAAAGCAGCACTAGATCAGAGAGAAGAATGTGAGTTACCTGAAGTTGGCCGGAGACTGTTCGTTCGGTGCCGGAAGCGGCAAGGGAGACGGTCGTTGACAGCGGCGGAAGAGAAGCTAGGGCACAGAGGAAGAATAATCGGCGGAAGAGTGTAGTGTTAGGAACTACGCTGAGGTTTTTCGCCAAAATGTGCTAGATTTATATTAAATGTGAGGAACCTCCCAGtgccacatttttttttatatttatttttactttttcttccttttcaaatTATTACTGTTACATTATTTTTCTGAGTTCTACTTTACAACATACTTtctaattttaatgaatttcttttaacatattagtttttaatattaatcaaaatttattcaaaattataaataacgaGTGGAGACTAGTTAACTAAGAATGAAACTACACAGTTttaagatttataataaatttcaattaataacataaatatattcaaaagagaattaaaagaatgttgcttattttatttttaaatcaatccATGGATATagaaaaaagaacaaacaaaaaaaaagtaaatatttttttttggaacgtaagaactatttttaatttcaagtgtttttgtatttaattatttttatttgctcaaaatataaaaatgtaatcttatttttgtaattgagaTGCACTACTAGTCCCGGATtattagataaataaagaatattGAAATCATCTTATAGTTAACAACCCTTTGCAAGattttacctttttaattttcaattttttaattatttagctattatcattaatataaaaaaggaaaaccaaagctaaataacataatatatttaaaaataatttatccatagttaaaaataattttgttgaaaattatttattgtaattctaaactataatttacatatttaaaatatttttattataattataatataatttatataataaaaaatattaatttattatgaattttatataaaaaaatatatttttaattcctatactTTTCACCTATATACtttaatataattgaatttgatcctcacttttaaaatattttggtagatttaaatcttcttctttaaaaatttatcatgttttttatccaacaaaactcaaataagtggttattgatgaaaaaaagttaaaagagtTAATTGTTTGGGTGTTGTTAGGTGCACCcagtattttttgaaaatgttaaaattgcCTCTGTGTTTTTTTCGCATTTGTGATGGATGTGCGTGAGGATGGTCTGTAAATcgtacggatcaacttgatctgtaaggttgatacggatcaagttgatccgtatgttgatattaagtgcatacggatcaagttgatccgtaaaaggctTATGGATCAAGTTAATTTGTAAGGCTtttacgaatcaagttgatccatgaAAGGTTTACAgattaagttgatccgtaaaaggctTATGGATTAAGGGTATTTCAGTCTTTTCCCCTTAGGTGCTGGGTGCATTAACAATAatactgggtgcacctagcaacagccTAATTGTTTTCCTCTAAGACTTCTGGGCCCAATTAAAAGGGAGGACTTGGACTTAAACAATCCCCGTGACATTGCTGGCCTAGTAGACTGCCATGAAGAATAAATCACATAATACCAGTACCACCACCTTTCTCATTCAGAAGAAATACGCCACTACCAAATCATTGTTTATTCTTAATTGTTCCATCATGCTACAGTGAGTGGCCTCTCCACTAAACTGA is a genomic window containing:
- the LOC114368664 gene encoding T-complex protein 1 subunit gamma-like, with the protein product MHAPVLVLKDSLKRESGSKVRYAIIQAAKAVADVVRTTLGPRSMLKMLLDAQGGIVVTNDGNAILRELDLAHPAAKSMIELSRTQDEEVGDGTTSVIILAGEMLHVADAFIDKIHPTVICRAYNKALEDAIAVLDKIAMPIDAQDRGIMLGLVKSCIGTKFTGQFGDLIADLAIDATTTVGVEIGQGLRDVDIKNYIKVEKVPGGQLEDSRVLKGVMINKDVVAPGKMRRRIVNPRIILLDSPLEYKKGENQTNAELLKEEDWSLLLKMEEEYIEELCMQILKFKPDLVITEKGLSDLATHYLSKHGVSAIRRLRKTDNNRIAKACGAVIVNRPDELQESDVGTGAGLFEVKKIGDEYFAYIVDCKEPKACTVLLRGASKDLLNEVERNLQDAMSVARNIIKNPKLVPGGGATELTVSAALKQKSSSIEGIEKWPYEAAALAFEAIPRTLAQNCGVNVIRTMTALQGKHANGENAWIGIDGNAGSITDMKERKIWDAYNVKAQAFKTAIEAACMLLRIDDIVSGIKKKQAPGAAPSKPKVETEADADSEQILPD